GAGGAGTCCAAGCCCAAGCAGACTCCAGAGTCAGCAGTACAGGAATTGCCGGATGACggggctgtgccagcagaggATGAGCTGCAGCAGTTCTTTGATGATATCATGGGGGGCTGCGTGAGGCCTGCCATGACTGAGGCTGAGCTGGAGAACAAAGTGGCTGAGCTGTTCATACGCAACAGAACTAAACCGCCTGAGGTGAACCTGCTTTCCACGGACAGCAACAGCAAGacaaaatacttaattttcACCACAGGGTGCCTCACCTACTCTCCGCACCAGATAGGTAAGGCTGTGGTTGAGCTCCAGGGCACATCAGCCGCCTTAGGGGTGCGGGATGCAGCTGCAGTCTGGGTGTTAATCTGGAAAAGACCTGTGTTGTTTGCTGCTTGTTTGTGGTGAGTTGCAGTTTTGCTCAAGCGGGGTTCTCTGTACAGGACCAGAGGGTTTTGAGACTCTTCCACTCACTGGATGTGGTTTGCCTGCAGGCACTTGCCTCATGGTTTTGTTGCTACCAGGCTTGACGCTTGGCCACATGTCATGGCAAGGGCTAAGCAGGAGACCAAGAGTGAGCTCCTGACTTAACATCAGCCATGAGCCATGCATCAATGGAATGATATGAAGGGCAGAGGTTGCCCTGACGGGGGCTTGTGGGAGAGTGTCAGTTGTGCAGATGTGGAGAGGGTGTCAGGATGAGGCAAGTCTAAGCTGCTTGGAGTTTGTGATTGTGTTGCTTGTgcaatgccccatccctgtggGACAGAGCCCCTGTGCAACTCGGCCTGTTGGTCTTTGGGATGTGGGTGGTTGGAGCTGAACATATGGCCTGGTGCAGGAGGGGATTGGCTGCCTCAGTGCAGTTGGTGGCGAGCTGCTGGTGACAGCTTGCTGGTTCTCAGTTGGGTACAAGGAGTTGTAACTTCAGCACAGGCCAAGCATGGGCACTGCTGGGGGTCTTTGTCTGGCTTAGAACTTCACCAGCTCATTCTGAGCACACTTGCTGAGGTGCTGGAACTAGATGAGACTGAAGGTATAGTGATGAGCAGAGGTAGATAGTCTGGCTGCTTCTCCAAAAGCCCCTGAAAGTAGCCTACATGTTGAGTGGGAAGGACCAGGCATCAGTAAAAATGTGAGGAGGAATGTAGAGCTGCCTTCAGGCAAGAGGACTTCTGTAAAGCCAGacaacttcttttccttttggtacattttctttcctgctgcaaGCTCTTCTAACTTTCCTGGCCTGCACCACTGCAGTAAGGCAGGGAAGGGCTGTTTCCAGATGTGCAGACTGCCTGGAGAAGAGCCACTTGGTCTTTGTACACCAAAGATAGGAGTGCAGCCCGGACTGCACAGAACTATGACACTGTGCTCTTTTtctcagctgccagcaggagcagtgtGGCTGCAGTGTCTCAGCTCCTTgcccagccctgagctgctgccaaATGCTTCACTGGCCCATGGTGCGTGAACTGAGTCATTCTCTGTGTGGTGGCTGCCTGTCCTgggagctggtgctgctgggagccttGCTCCTGGTGCAGCAGGGGCTGCTTAtgagcatcacagctgtgtTGCCCAATCTGCTGCATGCAAGCATTTCTGCAGGAGTTCCCTTGGAGCTCCTCTCTCCCTCGGTGCTACCTGAGGGAGGAAGAATCTACTGGGGAGCAGCAAGTGGGGTAGGAAGTGAAGGGCCTGAgttgctcagctcagctcagagaTGTAAAGGGCCTTGGGCTGCAGTCTGGGCCTTCTTTCTCTGTGAGAGGTAGCTATGTAAAGGGTGGCATTAAAGGTCCTTTGGGCAAGGGGCAGGATCTTCCCATTTGGACACATGGAGAGTGCTGAGTACACATGTGCCCAAGAGCTGCTGAGGCCTACAGGTGCCCTCCAGGAGGCCATCACAGGGGGCTGTGTTTGAGAACTCTGTCTGGAGATTTTGGGGGAGAGAGCTTGACCCACAGCATGCAGTTTGGAAGCTGTAAATCACTGAGTCTGGTCCTGGTTTCAGACCTTGTGCCTAGAGCTTCCTGGGCTGACCCCCAGCTGTGCAtcacagcagctggaggaaaCACCAAGCGGTGCCTGCTGGACTCCCTGAGTCCGAGTGCTGCAGGATGTGGGCCCAACCctggggctgcacagggagagCCTTTCTGCAAGCAGAGAACCTCTGGGGCCAGCACTGCTCTCTTATACTGCAGAGGCATATAGCCAGGTGAGGTTGTAGTGGGTGGGTTGGCAGCTGGGCACTAGGCTTCTTACCACTAGTGCTCAGTGTGCCAGAGTGTCACTTATAGGCACTGTTCTGGCCCAAGGTACTGCTAGTGAGAGCCTGGAAGCAGCTGGCAGGGTCAGGAACTCTGTGCCAACCTTTCCCTCAGCCCCTGGCTGGAAACAATGCAGTCCTCCTTTCTTAGCAGTGCTGAAGGAAATCCCTTCTTGGATTGAAGCCAATGGGCTTCCATCAGCCCTGCTGGTCTGTGGCAGAAGCCCAGGCTCGTATgatcttcctttctgttcccAAGGGATTAAAAGGATCCTACCCCATCAGATGACAACTGCTGGGCCAGTGCTTGGGGAGGAGAGGCGTTCAGATGAGTTCTTTGACTCGCTGGATCACGTCATTGACATCCACGGGCACATCATTGGCATGGGTCTCTCCCCTGACCACCGGTGAGTATGACAGGGTGAGGGGAGGAAGCTGCCTGCTGGCCTTGGGCACCAGAGGGTTTGGGTTACAGCTGTGTGGGGGCTTTGGAGTGAATGGGAGGAGAAATGACATTCTGCCCCAAGGGCAAACCTCTCTGCATCAGGCTGGGATGATGAGGCACTCTGCATTAGGGCATGTGGCTGCACAAAGTGGTAAAAGAGAGAAGACTGGAAGCAGTTGGGCCACCTCAGTCAAATGCCTTTTGGCTGGAGGGACCCATTTGCATACCTGCATGTGGCTGCCATGACAGTGGTTACTTGTCTTTCCTTGAGTGCTAGCAGTAAACTTCACCTTCTGGAAAACACAGTCACCCGTGGCCCTGCTGCCTTTATCCAGAGCTGGGAGCAGTTTCAGACCTTTGCTGCAAGTCTCTGaagtgctgctggcagaaggAGGGCCCTGTGCTGGCCTGGGGCGGGGAGCCTGTCCTGGCCACCTCAGACACTTGTATCCCGTGCTGATGAAAGGTGAACGTCTGAGCATCTCTCCCAGTCCTGTCAGGAAACCTTTcctccctctgtgctgctgagcccaTTTCAGCGTAGAGGTCAGGCACAGAGTCGTGGCAGAGTGAAGGAGcttcccacagcactgcatttcaTTCCTGAGGCAGTGGGATAGGCTGCTGTCTTTGGTATTGATTTTAATGAGACAAAAGAGGCTCAGCCTAGTCTGTAGGGCTCTCCAACTCTAACCTCTTCCTTTCCAAGGGAGGCAGGGAGCAgttcagcactgtgctgtttcTGCCTGTTTCAGAGTTGCAGGCCTGCTAAGGACCAGGGTAACTGCGTGGTCCCTGCCCTGACTGTGCGAGGGGAGAGGGTTTTATGCTGTGACTGTGAGCGCAGGGTaacccctctgctcccctccaAGATACCTGTACGTGAACAGCCGTGCCTGGCCTCGGGACTGCGTCATCTCCGACCCCATGCAGCCACCCCCCATCGCTGAGGAGATTGATCTGCATGTGTTTGACTTGAAGACAATGAAAGAAGTGAAACGAGCCCTCCGTGCGCATCGGGCCTACACACCCAATGAGGAGTGCTTCTTCATCTTCCTGGATGTTAGCAGGGACTTCGTGGCAAGGTGTGTGGCACGGGGGTGGGCAGGATCCTATCCCAGGTATGGGCAGGGTGTTGCACTGTGGGCTGGTGTGCTGCAGGCCGGGCTGGTCCgagagctgggggctgctgtgagcagagcaggaagagagGCTTGTGAGGAGCAGGGACCGAGTCAGAgggtgctgctggaggatgTCTGCTTTGGTCCTGTTGTGAAATCagcaaggaaagaggaaatgcGGGGCTGTGGCTTGTTTGTCAATGGGTGGCAGTTGCCCTTTCTGAGGGCTGCAGACAGCAGGTGTTAGATGGCAAGTTGGGATGGCTGGAGCAGCTtcactgcagcccagaacaGAGCTGGCTTGCTGCAAGTGCCACAGCGTGAGGCTGGCTGCAGGTCCGGGCACACAGCCCGTGTGCTCGTGCTGCTCTGAAGGGCTTcaattgctgctgctgtgagacCTCATTTCAGGCTCCGCTTCTGGAAACCCACTTGTGTCTGTGGCAGGGCCTGGGTCACAAAGGGGATTTGCCCCTGTAGGGTGAGTGCCCGTGGGTGACAGCAGTGCAGATGAAGGCCTCTGGCTGGGCCAGGGCACTCAGTGTGGCAGGCAGGGCCTGCTTGTCCTCACCACTGTGTTGTCTGCTGCAGCGGGGCAGAAGATCGCCATGGCTACATCTGGGACCGGCACTATAACATCTGCCTGGCCAAGCTGCAGCACGACAACGTGGTCAACTCGGTGGCCTTCAGCCCggtggagcaggagctgctcctgacAGCCAGCGATGACGCAACCATCAAGGTGTGGCGCTCCCCTCGCACCGTGCGAATCCAGCAGGCCAGGAAGCCCAGGCCCAGGAAACTGCTCTTTTCCTGGCTCATGAACCAGAAAAGCTGAACCCAGGTACAcctgctcctgcagcttccTCACTGCAGCCACTTCTGGAGCTTGCAGAGCTTTGAGCCCTGCACAACGGAGACGAGCTCTGGGCGCACCAATCCCGTCAGCTGAGTTAGGAGGGACCCCAGCAGTGGTAATGGCTTCCTCCTTGGAGCGTCTGCTTCAAAGACAGAACGTAAGGGCTGAGGACCTATTCCTGGGTCCGGTGGGCAGCAGCCCAAGCTGGTCACAGCAGGGTAGTGTCCCCACAGCTTATCACAAACGCTGCTACTTGGTCACAGCTCTCTCTGGGTGAGCTTTGGTCTCTGAGAACAGACTGAGGCACGTCTCCAGGGTTTGTACTGTGTGGGCCTGGGACGTGACTGACTTCACTGAGAGCTACCGGCTACGGAGCACCTGCAAAAGCAGTGGTACAATGCTGTGCTGCCTTACTGCGGGACTCTTTTAATATAGTagttttattattgtttgtttgtccCAAACCTCCACGAGCAACTTGTCTGGATGCTGGgtgtgcccagggctgccccacACAGTGTTTGGGCCACAAAGGAAGGGCAGGAaggatcagagggctgaaaagGCGGTGGGGGAGGCGgtgctgggatggagctggaggggcagggctgccctgccATTGGTCTGTCTTACAACTAAATCCTGATACCATCAGTTTACAAATCTGAGAGGGGAGGGCTGGTGGAAGCACAGATCTGGCTTTGCCATGGTCCTCCTCTGTTCTGTAGCACCTAAATGAAGTATGGCATTGGTAACATATTTATTCCAGGGGATCTGCTGTCTCTTCCAAGGGATAAGCTGTGATGATGGGTTCCATGGTCACCTCCCTCCTATGCTACTCCAGTTGTGGCACTTTAGGTTCTCTTGGTATGTTCTCTGTGAACAGGTGGAGGTGCAGCCTTCCTGCCTGAAGGAATGAGTGTGAATAAGCTTCCTTCCACCTGGGCTGACTCACCTTGGGGCTGGTGATCAGCTCCCTCTGAGGGCTCCTCTGATGGGGGAAAGTGGCTCACTTTATGAACTCAGTGTTGTTTATTCTGTATTTGTCCCTGAAGCTTTTTTCTCTCCAGCCATTAGCCAACTGTTAGAGTCTAAAATTAAGCTCCTAATCTTCACTTGGCCCAGACAGCAGGGGCCAAAGCTCCCAGGCCAGCGTTGACCTCAGGAGCTGCACCTGCTGCTGGGCTCCCCCCAGCTCAGAAGTACCAGGGCAAGTGTCTGTGCCACTCACAGCCTCAGGTTGCAAACAGCCTTCATGGAGGCAGTGGCTGCTGTCATAATATGCACTGATGGCTTTaacagctcctccagccctcaGCAAGAGGGTTTTGCACCCATCTTTTGCTCTGCCACAGCAGGTGCCAATGGCTTTATCCAGAACCCCTGTACTCAGGTCTTCTGTCATCACAGGACTTCTAGAAACAAGGGAGTCcttcgtgtgtgtgtgtatgggtGTGCACTCAAGATCTAAACCCAGCTCTCGGTCCCCTTACACAGCAAAGGAACAGTCTCCACCTTTCTACACCTGCCCTCCTGACCCAAGATAgcaaatctgtttttctcccttggCACAGTGTAGTAGTGAGCAAGGCACTGAGGGTTTATGTTTGTACCAAGTTTTGCTCTTCACCATGGCGTTGAATAAATGCTCTGCTAAAGCATCTCGGCGATgtaggtttgtttttcttagtactattttttctacagaagcaaaactgaagccAGGAGTACAGtactgctctgtgtgctgcagccattgcagaagcagctgcagggcaggactGGGGCAGTGCTGCCTTCTTAGTGTCCTTCCTTATCGTGCCTGCAGGAAAGCAGTTGAGCTGGGGGTCAGCTCCCCCCAGGGAGGCTCTGGGTGTGGGGCAGAGTGTGAGGACTGCAGTAGGGCAGCAGGAGCCCACAGCatagccctgctgctgccctagcccagcactgcctcttCAGCTCCATGCAGCGCTGGAGCCTCCCATGAGTTACACAACACAGCAGCTCCTCACACTGCTTTTATTAGAGGTTTTCACCGCACACCATCCTCAAGGAAAAACTACTTCACAGTGACACAGTGACTGAGGCGGGTGTTTCCTCATAGCTGTGGTCAAATAgagggaaaacaagaaacaaaggaaaaaaaagaaacaacactccagctgtgctttgtgccAAATGTCCATCTTACAGCGCAGTTCAGCGCCGCATCCAGGGGAACACCTCACCCccaccctgcagtgctgcaaggaACACACACTGCCATTAACCCTCAACCACAGGAGATGCTAAAAGAAACGGAAAAGGACCAGGCAGCAATGTCAGCACCAGCGCTCCTCAGCCACGGTGTGAgggcaggaaagcagcagcagggaacagcactgggctgctgtgctgcatcctCCCCATCGCCCCAGTGCCACCCACGGCTCCTGACAGCCTCCCTGACCCACCCAGCTGAGCCTGGGCTCTggggcagtgccagcaccaTAGAGCCAGACCTGCAGCCCCCCTGGCAGAGGGTGCTCAGCACACGCACATCACTTCGCTGTAATATGTGTAATTCCCACTCATCCCCCCCCAATACACCATTCCCAATTCTAAACTAGCAGAGCTGACCACCCACTCAGGGCAGATGTTGGCCAAGGGCCCTCCTTGGCAACTATTTCCACAGAATGgtctgcagagctcagccttTGCCGGGCTACATTCCCTCCTAAGGCACTGAGGTGAAGTGGTACTGCTGGGCCCAGCAGAGCCTGGAGACAGGCTGGGAGAGAGAGAGGGTCTGCGCAAAGCGGcaaggctgcaggcagggtgcAAACAGCAAGGAGCATCCCAGTCCTATTCCACAGCCATCCCTTGCACTGCCCAGCCTGGAAAAATGCACAGCCCCCATCCGAGCTGCAGCCTTTGCCTTTGCACAAAGCAGGACTGCAGCAAGGAACTGGGCACAGGGCCCACACAGtacccagcactgctccaaagGAGAAGGGATGCTACAGGCACAGCCCCGGCCCTTTGCTGGGCTTTAATAcatgcctgcagcagctgcagagcagcctggcGTCATTTTTCACTTCCAAATTCCAGCTGCTCCCCCTCTGTTCCAGGCAGGGAGCTGTGGAGCCCAGGGCCTCCTCCAcggagagcacagcagcacagcacccgCAGGGCTGGTGGCAGCGACCGCTGCCCCGAACCGAGGGAGATGCACTCCCCTCACAGAGGCAGCAATCGCAGCCCGAGCACCAGGGGAGGTGTGGGGGGGTCACCGCTCTCCAACCAGCGGCAGCTGCCTCTCTGCCTGTCCTCCAGGGCAAAGGAGCAGTGCCGGGGCTGGAGAGGACCTAGGCAGGGGGTAAGGGCTCAGCTCTCCCAGCTCACCACTCCCACAGCTCCTGGGGCAgtgagaaggggaaggaaaagcgcgaggaggaaaggaagcaaGCTGAGAGGGGCCAGCACGGCCAGTGGCCAGTCTGGTGTTACACGTGGCCACCACAGAACAACTCCAGAGGGACACACGGGCCGTGATGGAGGGATGTGACAGCAGGCTCTTCTCCACGAAATAGAGACCTTCTCTGGGGTACAGGCGCAGAGCACTTGCCCAGAAGGGAGCAGTGCAAGCAATCCAGAAACAGCAAGGGCAACAGCAAGCTTCCCTCAGGGCCTGCTCCAGCCCCGGTACCAAAGGCTCTCCAAGAGGACGAGGGCTGGGCCTGGGGAAGGAGGACCCACCAGATGATGCCGAAGAGCAGGGCACGGTGGGGCTGGGGCATGTTGGGGTGCCCACAGTGCTGCAACCATCCCATGACCAGGGTTAAAGCACAGGAGCACGGGTGCACACCTCAggcctgctgccagcactgccactgtTCTCCCACCACTGCTGGAGCCCGCTGCTCTGGATACACAGCTCCCCTGCAGCACATGAACCCAGGTTTCAGGGGACAGGCATTTCTATCTTTCACCacaggcagccctgctgcagccctgtaTGTCccaggcagccagcactgcccGCCCAACCTGCCCTGAGCACACCTGACCAAAAACGCAGTCACAGGGACGCAGGGCTCCCCTGTGCCTCCTCTCTGCAgacagcagaggcagcagtcCCCCAGCATGCAGGGCAGCCCCAACAGCTGAGCATAGCAGCCTCCCAGCTCTGAGGCACCACGTGGCCCAGCGGTGCTCCTCAGGACAGccctgctcccacagctgcccGCAGTGCTGGGGCGGGCCAAAGCCCTGCCACACTACAGAGCTCTGAGGCCACGTGCTGAAGCAGCTGGGCGAGCTGTGCTCACTGCCCCTGGGAAACTGGAGCACGGCGGTTCAGACATCCAAGTCTCTGCAGGAATCCCTGCACCACACAGCCTGCCAACGTCCACCCGTCTTCTCCGGAAAGGTCTCTCTGATGCCAGGGAAGAGGGCTCCCATCAGACACCTTGTTTCCATTCAGCACTAAGAAGGTCCCTTTTGGAGAAGGGCCAGGTCCACGCTTCCGCCCCTCCTTGCTCCGAGACCTGCCTGCAGGGCAGTGCCCAGGGGCTGGCTCTGCATTCCCTGCTCCGTGCTGAGAGGGTTAAAGGCCTGAGAGGTCAACGATGGCTTTAATGAAGATGGCGTCATCGCGGACGTAAGAGTTCTTGGCTTCCATCACGGAGACGGGGCAGAACAGCGGGCAGCCGCTGGCAATGTTCATTTCTGTGACCGGGCgctggaaggaggaggaggtcaCGTCGGGTCGGAACGCATCGATGATGTGCTCCCGGTTGTTCTGATCCAAGAGCATCAGGGTCACCTGTGGAAGGTGTGAGAACACAcaagagcagctgaaggaaaaggacAGAGGAGCCCATCTCGGCAGCTCAGTCACTGTGGCTGTgaaacacacacagagaaatGTAACACTGCACGTCTACAGATCAGAGAGATGCCCGCAGCCTGGAAACCCCTGGGTGGCAGAACAGTCACAAACTGAGCAATCCTACAACAGGCACAGAGCTCCTGCCTCCCTCACAGCTATCTGCTTAGGTCCCAGAAAGCTCCCATCCCACCAAGAACAGATGCAGAACGCTCAGCCTTAGCCGTTCTGCAAAGCCCAGAAG
This window of the Meleagris gallopavo isolate NT-WF06-2002-E0010 breed Aviagen turkey brand Nicholas breeding stock chromosome 19, Turkey_5.1, whole genome shotgun sequence genome carries:
- the FBXW5 gene encoding F-box/WD repeat-containing protein 5, with the protein product MATGGWEEAWRIKQWETLCSRKQHTGASTAVSWYDEFQRLYDTIPCIEVQALKEHNDQVLHLSFSHSGCLFASCSKDCTVKIWSNELDISLQHSSNMRPYNWSYTQFSQFNSDDSLLLVSGVFVGPHNSSSGEIAVISMENFTLLSRVRNKPYDVFGCWLNETNLISGNLHRIGRITSCSVLWLNNAFQGIESENVNVVKRLFKIQNLNASTIRTVMVADCSRYDSPDLLLDYEEQLAASSTSTCPVFDLGSDSEEEESKPKQTPESAVQELPDDGAVPAEDELQQFFDDIMGGCVRPAMTEAELENKVAELFIRNRTKPPEVNLLSTDSNSKTKYLIFTTGCLTYSPHQIGIKRILPHQMTTAGPVLGEERRSDEFFDSLDHVIDIHGHIIGMGLSPDHRYLYVNSRAWPRDCVISDPMQPPPIAEEIDLHVFDLKTMKEVKRALRAHRAYTPNEECFFIFLDVSRDFVASGAEDRHGYIWDRHYNICLAKLQHDNVVNSVAFSPVEQELLLTASDDATIKVWRSPRTVRIQQARKPRPRKLLFSWLMNQKS